DNA from Nematostella vectensis chromosome 5, jaNemVect1.1, whole genome shotgun sequence:
ctgtaaAATATTTCCGCTTATTTACCACCATGGTTGTATTATGCCCAAACTAATTCACGCATGTATATTTGCCCAAGAAGACGAATAACTCACGTTGACCTTTTAATAAAGAAGAGAGAAGATGGTAGTTGACAACACAAGATTACAAAcacatgaagtttttttttatgaaaacgaccttcaaaaacaaattgcGTCTATTTCCCAGTTTCCGGGATAAGCTATGGATTTTAGGAATATTCCAATACGCGGGATACGGTAATTCGTTTTTCTACTCGATATATTTTTGTCGCGTGGCCAAATGCTCGAGAATTTTGCCTCTTAGCCAAGGTTTGCATGGTCGAGAATTTTTTCAAGAATTGTGTTCTTGGTTGAGTAATGGTTCCTCATCGTCTGGTTATAACAGGGAAATGTGAAATCCTTGTTTTATGACTTTTCCCTGTGATCTACAAACTCTTTAAACGGCTACTTTGCACTGTCCTGGGGATGGCCATTTTTAGATGTGTCACTGTTACAGGGAGACATTTTAATCACATAAGGATGGTTGATTTTGAAGCTGATGCCAGTTTGTCTATCGATGACGTCTTTGTACTTGTAGAGCGTCGCCTTCGCCATGGATGGCGCGAGATTCTAAGCGATCATAAGTACACATACGCGGGAAGTTCAGATTGTGGAATAAATCATCTGACGGTATTCTTCCTGGCTCACACAGCGGCGGTCTCTCGATCTTTAAATTGCGAGTTGTATTTGGTGATACTATCTAGGTTTGTATAGCTTGCTTGTTATCTTTTCTCTAAGCGACCCTTCAACCCCGAAGGCCAATTAATAGAGTTTCAATGTCTAGAATGGACTCGGGGCATGTACCTATATCAGGGATAAATTTTCAATAGTGCTTTGTCAATATCGCCGCTGTCAAAGTGATCTAGAAAACAGCCTCTGAGAAGATTACAGCGGATATTAAATAACAACCGATTCGtataattaaaaaacaaaatgaaaattcGATGAAAATTGAATCGTCCGTAATAAAGATGCATTTGTTAGCAGGTGAACGGACCCCCCTttgtgggtggggggggggggggggggggggggtcgtgCTATGTTTTGTCTCTGACGTCAAACCGGTAATGGACTGCCGCCTTGCTCGGAGGGTCTGTATAAACATATCTAACTAATGCTCAATGAGCGACTACAAAGAATTATCTTTGGGACTCTAAAGCATCGTTAAGAATAAACCTCGGGGCACATACTCCGTTTGTCTTCGCGATAAGTGATAACAACGCTATTCCCCAGCACGGATTGCCACGCAACTCTAGCCCAACGAAAACAAACTCTCGACCAATAGCTCCTCGTATTGCACGAAAAAACATGGCAAATGTTATACACTGTTTTAACGAATTTCTCAAGTAAGTTATGTTTTGATGTAATTTGACATGTTTTTTATTCCTTCTTTGCTAGATTATTTTAAGTTTGTCATcgtgtatactgttttatcTCAGCTTTGGTTTGATTGCTTTTGAAATCACACTAGCATGATAAAGGTTCTTTGACAGAACAGAGAAGAAATACTGTTCTGATTCAAGAAGATTCACAAGATTAGTTTAATCTTTGATGATAAGTTCGATTTTTGCgctttttttagttttacaAAATAGAAGCTGATGGGGACTATAAACGCGTAATGGGAAATACAAATATACACTCTATCTTTCcaatttttattctttttttcctttgaaaGATTATTTTGTAGTCTGCTGTATGTAGAAATCgatttctttaaaaacagCACATGCGCCACGATGCTCTTCGTGAAAATGAGATATTTATAAGCATCATTCCAtattaaattttgaaattagTTCTACTATGCATCACCGGAAGTTtccattctttttttcttttaaattgaTCTGTAATGTAAGGTTTAAAACCCGTCTAATGGCTTCCTTTATGTTCTCATTTCCACCCTTTCAAAACCATTTACAGTAGCAATTGGACTATTTGTCTCGGGCATTCATGTTTGGGTTTCTTTAGGTTACTTTGTGGAATGATGaatgcttatttttttttttgtgtgtgtgtgtggctCCAAATAAACTCATGGATCAGGGAACGGAACGTGGATGGTCGTGGatgtaattaaaataatacatGATGCGTAGAATCTGATGCGCATATAACCAAATCACCCGTTAGTTCTTGGATGGAGTAGATAGCCCCTTTAGAATATCCTGAAGGGAATAGAATATCCTAAATCCTGAGCATGGGGCTTTAAGAAGGCCTAACAAACCGCCATTTTACCCTTCCCTGCTGATaccgagtaaaaaaatcatgttATTTAAGCCAGTAACAAATATCGTTGGTAAGAAAAGCCTAGCCTTCAATCAAGGATGGTTGATTTAATGATGTCGTGCAATTGAGTTTCACATGAAAACTGAAATTCCCTAAATTTTTCCCAGATTGCTTGGGTTCCTTTTAAGATAGGAATATTCTCTTTAAGGGGATGATTCATTAATTGCGCATCTAGTGTGCGCATGCGCGTTCCCCATGTGCCAGCTGAAACGAAATCTCCGTGATTTCCACAATTCGTCAGGTGGATTATATTTATGTAGATTCTACAGATTTTTTCCCTGTCATACAAAAACTCATCACTTTTAATCAGCCCATACACTTTTAATCATTTGCGATCAAccatctctctttttttagaaaagcaTATTCGACATTTACCTACTTACTATAGATATTATAAGATGTCACTTAAATTCATTTTTATAGGTATCTAAACCGTTTGAGACTTAAAGAATCACCGTTTTAAATTAGAAAGCTGTATCCTGTTATATTTTCCTAAAGTGTGCGTCAGATATTGAAGATATCTTTTCTTTTGTCACATTTATTGCATAGAGAAACACGTCACGACCTAGTGAATGTTGTAATTTGActcaaatattatttttgaaTTACCTATATTCTAAGCCTCTTATTGCAGCAGATGTGCAAATGCTTCTGTGGGATCACAAGTTGCAGCAATTAATCAAAGAAATTCTTAGGCTAAGAGGCTTTTGGTTTCGGATCACTTAAAACATGGAGGCTAGTACTTAAAGTATCTTATCGAGTCACCGCGTAGACCACAGGATTCCAAGTGGCTATTCCTTCCACGGTTACTTTCGTCAACTCATTTCCAAAGTATTGAATCGAAAAACACtgaaaaatacttttaaaaaGTGTGGAGCTAAGGCATAATTTCGATTAACAGATATTAAAATGTTTAACCACTGCTTTTAATAATCGATAATATGTTTAGATATGGcataagaaaaaggaaatagtATTTACAGTCGCAGacttcattatttttatttctatatgAGTTGTCCCTAGAGCAAAAATATGTAAAGTGTCTTAGATTGGAGATAAACTCTACTTCCTATAGCAGCTAGAATTGTAATGAGTAGAAATTAATTCCAATTTCTGTGCTTTGTGATTTCagatattgaaaaaaaaaaactcaaagaGACCGACGATGGGTTCGAGGCAGTGGTGACCAAACATCGACCCTGTTATTGCAAATTTTGAGAGTTCATTGAATGATAACAATACACATTTTATGTCATCAAAGCTTCCCTGGTGAAGGCCTCCCTCGAAGAAGGAAAGTATTCACATATGCAAACAACAAATTAATCAACGTCTTCGGGTGTTTTTTGTACAAGAAAAGATCGACTAAGGCCTCCAGGCACCCGATATCAGCTGTTGCTATAATAACTGAGATTTTATACCACCAGGAGCCTCTTACACTCTTCACATACACGGCGCCGTACCGTGCAGAGTCAAGTTTGATGCATGTTAAACTTTGGGGAATTGATTGTGGTGGAAAAATGGCTGGTGTTTTTGTGTGAAGTATATCTTGGATATCAGTAAAATTTTGGCCTTGCGAATGGAAAGAGGGATATTTTGCAAACAAGAGCTAAGTAACCATTCAGACAACAACCCAAACAAACGGAAAGAAAGGCCTCTTTACAAACGAAAGGCAAGGGTTTACTCAGGAAATTAAATAACACATGTTTGGATGTGCGTGTCGACGTGTCTAATTCCTACATTTACTAAAGGGATTGATCAATTAAGAGCATAGAAGTCTCGTCAAGGAACTCAGTAAGGCACTTCATTAACAAGGAGACACTTTGCGGATGCATTGAATAATTCATCCAAAGCACCATCAACAATTGCGACTTCTTCACTTTTTTAATAAGACTGATCGAAATCATCGATACGCGCTTCTCTATTGGGTAATTCCCCGCCCCACTGCAGAAAagtaacaaagaaaaaaaacgtccCCTCTCACGCCAAATACTTTTCAAAGATATTGAATTCAACAATAATATTTTCACTTCGTTTCACTGGACTGCTGAAGGAACACGATCTGCTATTTCTATTCGTCTTAAACTTTCGGGCGAGTAAAGGCCTAGGTTTTTCACTCAAGATGGCAGCCTATAACAGCAGTAGCGTATTTGAAGACAATCGGCCTCCGATGAGCCCAATCCAAATCATGCGGCTTGTCCTGTACGCCGTGATTTTTGTTTGTGGGTTAATAGGAAACGTACTAGTCATAGTAGTGGTGAAGTGTCGAGGCAAAAAGCGAACTTTCCACGACTATTTCCTCCTGAATCTCGCTATCGCGGATCTCCTTTTCATATTGTGTCTCCCGGCGGATATCTATATTGAAGTTGCCGTATTTCCTTTCACGGAATTCTATTGTAAGATATTGTATCCCCTGACAACGTTTGCCTTCTCCCTGAGTATCTTCACCCTGTCTTCCATGGCTGTAGGTCGCTGTTATGTCATGAAAAATACATCCAAGCCCCCTCTGAAAGGTCGTGCCGCCATGCTATGGATACTATTACTCTGGATCGCGTCATTTGCCTGTGTATTACCGCTGACCATCGTAGCGCGGTCGTCGTCAAGGTCTTGCAGGGAAGACTGGCCCGACCCTATATACCGCAAGGCTTTCACTGCGTCATTACTGCTGCTACAGTACATTGGTCCACTTGTTATCATCGCTTTAGCGTATGTGAACATAGGGATACTACTGGCGAAAAACAAAGTGCCGCAAACTAATTCGAACTCAAGTAAGTCTCACTCCCTACTCCATCGAATCCGACACAGGAATCTCCAAATCACTCGCACGCTTGCAGTCATCGTTGTGCTTTTTGCTTTACTGATGTTGCCGCACGAGATCGCGTGGATGTTACTGGACTTTGGACCGGACCCTAACAGCAAACTGGCGGACACTTTAATCAAATTTTCCCCTATTCTCACGTACCTCCACAGCTGTTCAAACCCCTTGGTATATGGCCTGATGACGACACAGTTCCGAAATGACGTCAGGAAGTATGTGTACTGCTGTCGCAGATACCAAGGCTCGTACGAGAGTGAAACCGAGCACAAAGCAAGCAGCGGTAAACTGTTAAAGCACAAGAAGCGGCGAAAGAAATGTGATAAGGGGAGACTGGGTGAACATGTAATCGCAGATGCTATTTCAACCTCGCACGCAGTGGGATATGGCGGGAAAGTCAATGTCATCGTGTATCTCGCTCCGAGCGACAAACGAGTGAAACTAAACAATAACGGACCTTTAAAGCAGAATGGCAGTCTGCAAGTCTACAATAAGAGCCATCAGGGAATTTGCTCGGAGACAAGTTGCGCTGAGAAGCCTAAGATTGTTATCAAAGTCAGTGAAAATGGGGACGAGGCTGGAAACAACAAAGGGAAAACTTTCAAAGATGAAGAGAATTCCGGGACATCTATGGGTAGTAGTAAGCTGTCAAAAGAGGACCAGACGGTTGACACCTCTAGCATCAAGCTAGAATTTGACGAGTCCCGGTAGAGTCCCATATTACATACTGTAGCACAAGCAGCCGCAGAATTCGTAGGTTAGTGAGCGCCTAGTCTTTTTCTCACTTTACGATGCTGAAGACGAGTCGATAGATTGTCTCTTTAAATACTTTTAAAGAATTGATGTATCCACCTATTTAACTTTCCAATTAATTGTAAGTGCAATTTCCAATTAAAGGGAATTTTAGAAGTTGacacatttaaaaaacaatcTTTAAATGAAGGGGGGGCAACATACGCCATCAAGATAGGTGGGGTGGGGAAAATACAGATAGAAGGGGagatagcctgcttgcaggcggtactcggtgttatcatcgcgAAAAACCCTCGCCtttcggtgatcgggcgccatcttgtatcggcttaaaatacaagatgtcgcccgatcaccgaaccGAGAGGAAGATGTCGCCCGATCTCCGAACCGAGAGGAAGATGTTGCCCGATAACCGAACCGAGAGGAAGATGtcgcccgatcaccgaaccGAGCCTGATCACCGAACCCGAAAGGGTTTTCCGCAATAATAACATCGAGTACCGcctgctagcaggctataGGGGAGAGGCAATACAAAATACATaagaaatacataaaaatacaaacataaaAACACTGCTAAAAGTTCAATAAATGGGGTCATtaggaaaacaacaacaggaacaaaaagagaattcccccctcccccccttgcCTAGTTGGGATGAGTTGCATAACAAACAATTCGAGTCGCCAGGATCGTGCCTATTACATGCCATATTTCATCAGTTAGGGGGggcgtggtggtggtggtggcggtggtttAAGTAAAACCCGGTATCCACCAAATATCACCAAATAAATGAGTTTTCAGCCAGGGATCACCGGTTGAGGTTTTCCGCTCTGGGGTTGAAAATTGACATTCGTGTGACGCAGGCCGGGTTGGAAAAATATACAATTAGCTTGCACGTAACATGCAGCGGACAGCAGAAACCATCAAACGCATGCAATGTATGCGTACAGCGTATTCCAAAATTCAACCCGCATATAACCTGTCATACCAAACATATTCCCCTGGGAATTGATGCCCATTCCCGATCCCGGATCTACAGAAAACATGGTAAAAAATAACGATTCCTGTCAAttgagactcgaggcaaaaatttgtcaagaaaaacatttgcttactaatcttgaaaagtCCTTAGGCCCAGGCATCCAAGAGACTGACCGAGCgtgtttgaaggtcacccaaatattgatatgaagCAGCTACCCTTCTGTAATCGGCGGCTCCTGTGAATGCATGAATTGTTTAAGGGTGGTGCTATAACTCTACCTTGTTTATACGCAATAAAAAGAAACCGACTACCGAcagaatgtaaaaaaaactagtgACTAGCGACAAAAAATAGTTGCCGACTACCGACATTTTATTCCCGTACTTTTAGCGGAGCTAAAGAAGCGAAGCGAAGCGCCGCGTGAGCCGAGCCCCATatctaagaaaaagtggtatataaaacaatacggtaacaaatattggtaacctaTCGAGtcgagttttcgtgacgtgatgtccgtctgtccgtttGTCCTttaaaagcatcgtatgacaaccaaacttggcaggtgtgatgaatgtgtcaagggaggtgcaaaTATGTGGTCAcatgatttgtgacgtcatcgatgacgtcactaaaacaaaaaaatatttatatttctcgaaggaaacatcatatggcaaccaaactcgaTAAATGTCATGCAGGTGTttacgtcatcgatgacgtcacttaaagcaaaaaacgtgataaaatataaaaacgtcatctaaaagcaaaactattacgatttcattttaaaaatatccatatctcatgaacaaaacatcatatgacaaccaaTCTTGGTATGTATCATGAATGTTTTATGGGGGGTGAACCAATTTGGTCACGTGAATGTGACgtaatcaatgacgtcatctaaataaaaaaatatatcatacatcgtatgacaacaaaactcggtaggtgtgatgtatgtttcaagtggggtgcAATGAGATAGTAACGTGACgccatcgatgacgtcaataaattaaaactaccctgacgccagaacatcgtatgacaactgAACTTGTTATGAGTCATGTAGATGTGGGGGGCAGGCGGCATAACAagctggtcacgtgatctgtgaaatcgttgacgtcgtcaaaaacgatataataatatttaatgtttttaataatatttattattaagtgAAAATtagcaaagatttggtcgtttggagctccgcttttaggcaatacTTCCATCGTCAGTCTACTTAAATTCAGCCATTTCAGAATCTGCACTGTGTATTTCCTGTCAATTATTAAGCCATTActaataaattattaattactagTGAATCCCAAATAATGTTTATCTAGTTTATATATGAAATCTGGTAGAAAAGCGAATACTAATTGAGATTTACCGACAAAGACAGATAATTCTACCAAAATTTAACTGACTGCCGACATgctgacccccccccccccccatccagaCCCTGGTAGAATGGTGCATCACGTATTAAAAATGAACCAAAAACGCATAAATATTTATGATCTACTTTTCATTATTATACTTTTAGAAAAGACaatgcaataaaaaataataataaaaaaataacataaaataaaGCGCATAACAATTCTATGGCGTGTGACAGATTGCGTATTGCGTGACAACCCACAAGGAAGTgaagtgataggttgaggggaccctcccaaggggttctagtgataggtttaGGGGCCCttccaaggggttctagtgataggttgaggggaccctcccaaggggttctagtgatacgttgaggggaccctcccaaggggttctagtgataggttgaggggaccctccaaaggggttctagtgataggttgatgagaccctcccaaggggatatagtgataggttgaggggaccctgcaaaggggttctagtgataggttgaggggaccctcccaaggggttctagtgataggttgaggggaccctccggTTGCGTGAGGAGCGAAATTTCTTTATGATTTACGACGCACAATGGCTGGCTGTGAATGCGCATAGTTCCACTCCGTCCAATCACCGCATTTCCGGTAATCACCGTCCGCAAGTGAAACTGATCATGGAGATGTCACGAATCAAACGAACCACGGGGACCTGGGACGGGATTATCCCACATATAGGGGTATCAAATTCGCGCTTGCTTAAATAAAGCACGGGTCAACTTTGTCGGAATATCTAATTTCCTGCCAGATATCTGTCGTTTCTTGACATAAGTCCTCAGGATGCTATGCTAGACTAATACCTTAGAAGTCAACAACACTTCTAGTGAGAGCAGCCCTCTGCGACGATCAACGGAGAGATTATTGGAGTCGCTTATCGTGTTTTACCCGTGAGCGCACCAAACTCGCAAGTCCACGGATTTCTCATTGAGTTTAGAGCCGTCGGGTTCTAGGCTGTGGTGGGATCTCTTCCTAGGCCGGACACACATTGTGGATTGCTTTAGTCAAAGACTGCGACCCACGGCGAGTGCTCTCTAGAGTTTATTTTATCCACGGCGTTCAAACGCAGCTATCTAGTGCTGCGTTGTGGTAAGATACGCGGCGGATTTTTCTAATCAAAGAATCCTTAGGAAATTCCGAACGAAGAACAATAATATCGGGAGCTTCAACTGTAGAAATATGGACGGAAAATTGAGATTAGGACTTTGGTTATTGTTCTCGTGGTTGGAACTATGCCTTTCACAGGGTTCCCTGCAGTTCCAAGACCAACCAAGCCCTCCACCACGAAAACAATACCAGATTCTACAAGGGTAAGTAAAACACGCGTGTTCTCAAAATGCTAACGCGCGCAGCTTTACAACGTGTGTACAATGTAAACTATTATACTAATATACTCACTAGACATAGCGCAGTTTTTATAAGTGTCATTGAATATGCTGGTTTGCTCACTTCGCGCCAGAGGTCGGCCGAGTTTAAGGATGCTACTGTCTGTGCCAAGTGGCTAGCCTGCCGTTACGGCAAGCATCATACACACAAATTCCCTCTTTTAAGTAGGATCAAAACTTGTGACTATCCCTTACAAAATTTGCTTCTGTCGAACACTTACAGTAACctattaattttatttatcCCTATTGTTTTCACAGTGGGAACTAATGTTATTTATAGCCTTCAATTAATGATTAATTAATTTTCTGCAGCCCCCATGTTTGCGGAGGACTCCTCAACCCCAGCTGTTGTCCTGGTTGGCAGCAGCGTTCTTCACTCGGACTCTGTGTAGTACGTAAGTATCAAGTAATATCAAGGTTTTTGGATGCTTTTCAAGTGTATTGCATCCAGTAAAACCGCAGTTATCCGCACGCGCTCCGCCCAGCTAAAACCCCTGGCCCTCTTAAGATAGGCCAAATGCTTGGAAGTTTTACTTTTGTGGAAAAAGTGCGCTTAACGATGTTTAATGGAATAATCAAAGAACTGTTTGAAAAGCTTGTCATGCGTTGATTCAATCCCCTTGGCGTCATGACAGTTATGAAAAAATGCAAGTTAAGCGGTCATGCTAACCAATGGCGTGGTTATTGGTGACCCTGATGTCTTGAACGCACGATATCCTAACTCACCTCGTCAAAATAACAATGTTCTTTGTACAACGACtgtattattatatatatttaaagcTCGTTTAACTCACCACAAGCCTTTCGCATCTAGATTTCATGGACAATTACTCTGACCCGAAAAAGCCGCTCCGACCAACTTGGTATCATGGTCACGGTGAATGTTTTGCAAATGTCAAATCTATTCTTTTCGACACAGGTTTTCCGGTTATTCCGGCAATTCGTTTTCGGATGTTAATTCCAAATTAACGTTTTCTTGAACTCTCTGGCATTCAGTGTGACTGTTACCGTCGACAATTTTCTCCAGGTATTGAAATGATACAAGATAATCCCGATAAAAATAATCAACGTCTGCCAATGTGCCAACACTTTTGTGCGCCAAAATAGAAGCACACGaaaagtaaaaacaaaaaggcacGCTCTCCGTTTTGCATTCTGGCCCTAAAATACACAATCTCGACCTTAATTCATACATTATTATTTAgaaatattgtattttttatggtCTTTACCGGTTAAGACACAGTTTATTGGTATTTATTGCTCGATAACAAGGGGTAAGGGAGCCCATGAGCTAGACTAAATAGCGCAAAATAACGAGGCGATATTAGAAATAAGTTCATTTATGTTTATCGTCGTTACTAGGCGATAAGTAGTTAGAAGCTTTACTAAAGCGGATGTGTAATCTGATTATACAAATTATAAACtgttgcaaaaataaatatgactgtacttttttttcaagaaaatttgACAGAACGAGCCGGGActacatttgttttttttctattttagctTTTCTCCTCCAAGGAGAATTCGACTTCCAGGCTGTCCTACTTATCAGAGCTTTTTTACGGTGAAATTAGCTTTGAGTGTCAATCAGATAATTCCATTAATTGAATGATATTACTATCATCAATTCCAAATGTTTAGTGGAATAAGTAGTGATAATAGCGATAGCCTTAGGAATTCTTGTGTGGCTTTTGATAAGACAGAATGTCTCACGTGGGATTATAGCACAACTAAATGTTTGCTCTAGGCATGCGCTGTGTAGCAAGCGCTCCTGAGTTTGAGTGAATTAGGAGAATGCGAGCAAAGAGTATGACCTTGCTCCCTCCTATTTCCgctgaaactccacagaaatGCTTACTGCGCCGGCTAGTTTACCCCTATTACCTTTTTTATGCCTTGTGGAACATGGGGCATAGTTTACCCTCCAAATACCTGCCCTATTTGTGCCATTTTGTACGCGCTTGCACTTCGCCGTTGATGACGCGTGGGTGGTAATCTTATATCAAATATACTTTTCAAACCATacttttttgttaatttttttttgcatttttcgATGTATCTAAATTTTAACCAAGTCAGTGGCATCTAATACGTACCTAtccttttttcaaataatgtcTTACGTTTTTGATACTGTATAGCTTCAAGATAAACCTGCTTACACCATACCTATGTGGTGGCGGCGTTGGTGTATAATGGTGAATGGAAGTGATGATTGTAGTGAAAGTGGTGATTGCGGTGAAAGTGATGATTGTAGTAAAAGTGGTGATTGTGGTGGCGATGGTGGtgctggtgatgattatggtgacggtagtggtgatggtaatggtagtggtgattgTGTTgactggtggtgatgatgattgtgatggtggtggtgatggtaatggtagtggtgattgtgttgacggtggtgatgatgattgtgatggtggtggtgatggtaatggtagtggtgattgTGTTgactggtggtgatgatgattgtgttgactggtggtgatgattatggtgacggtagtggtgatggtaatggtagtggtgattgtgttgacggtggtgatgatgattgtgatggtggtggtgatggtaatggcaGTGGTGATTGTGTtgacggtggtgatgatgattgtgatggtggtggtgatggtaatggtagtggtgattgTGTTgactggtggtgatgatgattgtgatggtggtggtgatggtaatggtagtggtgattgTGTTgactggtggtgatgatgattgtgttgactggtggtgatgattatggtgacggtagtggtgatggtaatggtagtggtgattgtgttgacggtggtgatgatgattgtgatggtggtggtgatggtaatggtagtggtgattgTGTTGACTGGTGGCAGTTATGATGCGGTGCattcacccctcccctccccctctcccagTTGCTGACCTATCTGTAAGTGTCGACATAAATCGCTTTTGTTTCTCGCCCTACGatatgcataaaatatttaaaggtCACTCTTTGGCCAAAGAGCATTACT
Protein-coding regions in this window:
- the LOC5510398 gene encoding somatostatin receptor type 5 → MAAYNSSSVFEDNRPPMSPIQIMRLVLYAVIFVCGLIGNVLVIVVVKCRGKKRTFHDYFLLNLAIADLLFILCLPADIYIEVAVFPFTEFYCKILYPLTTFAFSLSIFTLSSMAVGRCYVMKNTSKPPLKGRAAMLWILLLWIASFACVLPLTIVARSSSRSCREDWPDPIYRKAFTASLLLLQYIGPLVIIALAYVNIGILLAKNKVPQTNSNSSKSHSLLHRIRHRNLQITRTLAVIVVLFALLMLPHEIAWMLLDFGPDPNSKLADTLIKFSPILTYLHSCSNPLVYGLMTTQFRNDVRKYVYCCRRYQGSYESETEHKASSGKLLKHKKRRKKCDKGRLGEHVIADAISTSHAVGYGGKVNVIVYLAPSDKRVKLNNNGPLKQNGSLQVYNKSHQGICSETSCAEKPKIVIKVSENGDEAGNNKGKTFKDEENSGTSMGSSKLSKEDQTVDTSSIKLEFDESR